GTGCAAAGTGTGAATGATTACTCCTTATATACTTGGTCTGTTGGTCCAAACTTTATTACCCTCTTGGTTTATGTGGATGATATGATCATAACTGGAAATAATCTTGCTGAAATTTCAAAAGTCAAGGATTTTCTTAAATCTAAATTCAAGATAAAAGATTTGGGTGAACTCAAATATTTTCTTGGGATTGAAATTGTTAAAACTAAAAATGGAATTTGTATGAACCAAAGAAAATATTGTCTTGAACTTCTGAGTGAATTTGGAATGTTAGGGTCAAAACCAATGGCAACTCCCTTGGAGTCCAATTCTGTTTTGAATAGTGATGAAACTGAAGATGATAAAAAACTTGATGATATCTCACAATATCAAAGACTTGTTGGAAAGTTAATTTACCTAACCTTAACAAGGCCTGATATTTCATACTCTATACAATGTTTGAGTCAATATATGCATTCTCCTCTTCAATCTCATGTCAAAGCTGCCTTCAGAGTATTGAGATACTTAAAAGGAAATCCAGGTGCCGGAATTCAAATTATAAGAAACCCAGGTATGAATAATTTATATGCATATTCAGATGCTGATTGGGGAAAAtgtctgggaacaagaagatctgtGTCTGGATATTGTCTGTACCTGTGTGGGTCCCTCATTAGTTGGAAAAGTAAAAAACAACCTACAGTTTCAAGGTCATCCACCGAATCTGAGTATAGATCTTTAGCTGCCGCAACCTGTGAGATTATTTGGGTTGTGAAGTTGCTTGCTGATCTTAAAGTAACAAATTTGCTACCTGTAAAATTACTCTGTGACAACAAATCTGCCCTTTTATTAGCTGCTAATCCTGTGTTTCATGAAAGATCCAAACATTTTGAAACTGATGTTCATGTGGTAAGGGAAAAAAATTTGACAGGTGTTATTAAAACTGATTACATTGACACTACAAAACAGGTAGCAGACATCTTCACAAAATCTTTGAATAAGTCACAACACAAGTTGTTGTGTAATAAACTTGGAATATTTAATGTGTACAAAGATAAGATTGAGGGAGGGTGTTAAAATCATGCCTTTTCAATCTAATCTTTGTATTTTTCTCCCTTTTTCTTACTATGTTTGTGTTTAAGTGTAGGTTTGGTGTCTAAAGTTGAATAAAAGAAAGTTGGGTGACTTGCTATTAGAAGTTGTGCAGCTGATGACGAGTTGGTGATACTTTAAGGGGCAAATGTGCAATTTATAATGAAGGCTATAAATACCCATCTAGGGTTTGAGTTCCAAATACGCTCCACATTTTCTTTCTGCAGTCATCTTCTTCATCTCATTGCTGCTGCTGTTTCATATTGTCTGTGTTGTTTTCGTGTTCACAATTGTCACGATTGTTAGTCTGTTAAATCGTTGAGTGTGTTCTTCGGTTGTCTAGTATTTATTATCTTGTCACTGTTCAATTCGAAACCTTGCAATTGTGATTCGTTGATGTGTCAATAGATTAATAAGATCTGAAGCAGTTTATTGTGTTTAATCTCTTTTTCGTTCAGGAATTTAAGTCCACTTACAAAATACATACAGCAGAAGTTTAATCAGCCGATTTTACTAGACTTTTGGGAAGTGATCATACTATAAATTCTGCACGAAAAAGTTCTTCATAATGTTTCTTCATTGATGACCCGCGCTTACATAATTTCATTGCAAATTCCCATCCAGCTTGTTCGCCTTTCAGGAGCTGTAAAACCTGAATACAACATCAGATCATCATCATAAGTTATTATCATACTTAAACTGTTACTTGAATCTTAACATGTTTACGTTACGGTTAATGGAAAAACTTGAAAAATTGAAGGATGGAAATGTGCCTGATTCATACTAGGGCGTCGGATTGATGAACGTTGAATGCATAAAGATGCAGCCAAAACCGTTAGATGCAATTGTCGTATGTTACAATTGTCTGCAATAGCAGGATCAACGAGCTCTCGAACGTTGTTCTTTCTGAGCAATGGTTTCGCCTGTTAAAGTAAATCAAATATTAGTTGAATTATGAATGGGTCAAGTTGGGTTGTTGTTTTATCTCAAAACGGTTAAATTAGTTTTAGTAGCTACAGCTGTTTTGATATGCAGGGGCGGAACATTGTTAGGACCGGGCGGCGCACCCGCCGCAGctggatttaaaaaaaaataaaaaatacacaaAAAATTTTTTTTACTTAAAAACAAGGTTTTTATTAGTGTATGCCCAGCTATCACTGAAAAATTTAATAAGTTTTTGCACCCGCCCCCATTTGCtatcgggttcaagttccgccccGGTTGATATGTAAAACTTTAAACATGTTGTTtagttattatttatatttatgaacttaattttttttatcttaaaatagaaagaaaaggaagTCATGACGTAGATAGAAACGTTACAGAAAAGGACCACGCAGTCAAGcaaaacacaaccatatcaacgaATATAAGTCTATTTGatgcaataaataaaaaaatacttttttttattaTAAGCGTTGTTTTATCATTGAACTTTCGCGATTTTTTCGTTCGAACTGCGGGGTATTAGATGATATGTTATTGCCCAAATTTGAGGTTGGAGTCTATTCaggttaattagggtttaataataaagttatgctttaataataaagttatgattaCGGGGAATTCGCTGTTTAACTATTAAAACACAAAACATACCCATAAAACAAGGCTCTGTTGCGAGTAATCTAGAGCTCTTCGACCGCTAATAAGTTCCAACAAAAGTACACCGAACGCAAAAACATCAGTCTTTTCATCAACTATCCCGTGCATCAAGTACTCCGGAGCAAGATATCTACACAAAAAATGGTAAATTTATTGGACTGAGCTGTCACAATACTAGTACTAGTATATATTACAGCTAGACAAACTCTAAAAAGAGTAATAAAGCATACGAACCCAAATGTTCCTTCGAATCTTGACACATTATGGTGAGTCCAATGCTCTGGCAGCCATTTCGCTAGCCCAAAATCGCAAATCTGGATCAAAAATTGTTATCTTTGTGTCCAAAGTTTCCAAATACACCTTAACAGTTTCTTTAATTTTTTCTATTGTTTAGACTAAATTTATGTGATGTTAATAAGTAATAGGAGGAACAAACAGTACAATGGCTAAGATGCTCTACACACTTTTGGGTCAAACGTCCGTCCATCGTTCAGTACTATAGTTTCAACTTTTCCTCAA
This genomic stretch from Rutidosis leptorrhynchoides isolate AG116_Rl617_1_P2 chromosome 11, CSIRO_AGI_Rlap_v1, whole genome shotgun sequence harbors:
- the LOC139874678 gene encoding uncharacterized mitochondrial protein AtMg00810-like; translated protein: MIITGNNLAEISKVKDFLKSKFKIKDLGELKYFLGIEIVKTKNGICMNQRKYCLELLSEFGMLGSKPMATPLESNSVLNSDETEDDKKLDDISQYQRLVGKLIYLTLTRPDISYSIQCLSQYMHSPLQSHVKAAFRVLRYLKGNPGAGIQIIRNPGMNNLYAYSDADWGKCLGTRRSVSGYCLYLCGSLISWKSKKQPTVSRSSTESEYRSLAAATCEIIWVVKLLADLKVTNLLPVKLLCDNKSALLLAANPVFHERSKHFETDVHVVREKNLTGVIKTDYIDTTKQVADIFTKSLNKSQHKLLCNKLGIFNVYKDKIEGGC